The Sulfurimonas sp. HSL-1716 sequence CCACTTTTATGCTGCTTGGTATATGGTTGCTCATAATATCCAGGGTATCTGCAACACTTTTTTTGCTAAGTATCTCTAAAAACTTTCCTATTAAGACAAAAGTGATGATCATCGTCACCGAATCAAAATACGCTTCGCCGAGTTCGAACATCGTGATATAGATGGAATACAGATAGGTCAACGTCGCACCGGTCGCGACCAAGATATCCATGTTTACGACTTTGGTCTTCATACCGTAATATGCACCCCTAAAGAATATCCATCCGCTGTAAAACAGTACCGGAGTGGCAAGAACACCTTCTGCGATATTCAAGATCGTTTTTACATCTTGAGTAATGCCCGTGAAATATCCCGCATATTGGGCAACTGCTATCCACATGACGTTCATAGTGGAAAATATGGCTACCGCCATACGCAGATAATACTCTTTTCTCTCTTTGTTAGCACGCACCTCTTGTAATGAAGCATCATACGGAAAGGCGTTGTAGCCGATGGCCCGTATCATATCTATGATGGAAGAAAGTTTTAGTACATCGTCAGCCCAGACTATTTTGGCTTTGTTATTGGTATAGTTGATATCAGCACTTATCACACCCTCCATCTTGTGAAGAGCTTTCTCATTCAGCCAGACACAAGCGGCACAATGTATCCCCTCTATGATCAAAGAGACTTCGCTAAAACCATCGCTGTTTACAGTTACAAATTTATCGTAAAATGCGGGAGAATCAAAATTTGCGGAATCTTCATACTGTTGTGTCGGCGGCGTCAATGCTGTATCACCGACTTTGTCGTAAAAATTATCCAACCCCTGATCTTTTAGTAGATGATAGACTCCCTGACACCCCTTACAGCAAAAGTAGTGTTCGCCGTCAACGATCATTACACTTTTATTGAATTCGAGATGGCAGTGGGTACAGCCTACTTTATCAGACAATTTCAAACTTTCCGAGAGATTTATTCTTAACTAGTTTATCATATGGCAGTATTTCACCGTTCATACATATGTAAACACCGTATTGTTTACAAGATTTTGCATATCCGAGGGCCATTCCAAAATTGACACTGGCTTCGGTGTTATCTATTTCAAAAGGGGTCATTGCACCCGTGAGGATAATGATTCTGTCATCAAATATCGCATCTAAAAAACCTGCCGTGACGTCCATTGTATCGGTTCCATGAACTATAATGAAAACATCTTCTTCATCGGCATAGATTACATTTGCCAACATTTTTCTGTCGTCTGAAGTAAACTCTAGACTGTCTTTATAGATCACACCGGCCATCTCTACGGGATCGATAAAGCCCTCCATCATCTTCTCGATAGCTTTGTTATCAAACGCCACTTGCATTTGACCGTTTAACGGATTATAGCGTTTGTTAAAAGTTCCGCCTGTATTTAGTATCTTCATCTGTATATCTCATCCAATTTATAAATTGTTTTCAGGGCTTTTGAATCGGCAGCCTCATTGTGTTGATCAAAAAGATACGTATCGGATATACCGGCTTTTAAAGCGGCCTCGATATCTCTTTCATTATCTCCGACCATTATAGAGTTTTTCAAATCGATATCAAACTCTTTTTCGGCTTCGGTGAACATGCCGATATCCGGTTTTCTGCATTCACATTTACCGCTGATATCCGGATGATGCGGGCAATAGTAGACTTTGTCGATCTTTATGCCGTTTTTTGCAAACTCTTCTATCATCCATGACGTAAGGGTATCAAACTGTTCGCTCGTATAATATCCTCTTGCGATCCCCGATTGATTCGTGACCACGATAAGAAGATATCCTTTTTTTTGGTAAAAGCGGCAAAGTTCAAAGATCCCGTCAATAAACTCGAAATCTTCGATCTTATACAGATAGTTGATCTCTTTGTTTATAACTCCGTCACGGTCAAGGAAAAGTGCTTTTTTTGCCATATATTACTTAACACCCTCCGCAAATATCTCTTTTTCGATTATATCGCATATGATATGACCAATCAATATATGCGATTCTTGTATGCGCGGCGTATCGTTTGAAGGAACGACGATAGCCATATCGGCCATTTGTGCCATTTTACCTCCGTCACGACCCGCTAGGGCTACGGTTGTTATCCCTTTTGCTTTTGCACTGTTAAATGCATTGATAATATTGGCAGAATTGCCCGATGTGGAGATACCAATAAAAATATCACCCTCTTGTCCCATCCCCTCTAGCTGACGAGAAAATACCTTGTCGTATCCGTAATCATTTCCTATCGCCGTAAGATTTGAAGTATCCGTAGTCAAAGCCAGAGAAGGCAGCGAAGGACGATCAAATCCGTAACGCCCTACGAGTTCGGCAGCGATATGCTGTGCATCAGCTGCACTTCCTCCGTTTCCGGCTATTATGGTCTTTTTACCTTTTTTGTACACATCAACACACTTTGCGGCAACTTTTTCTATTATATCGATAAGCATGTCGTTCTCATATATTTTTTGTTTTGTTTCGTATGAGGATTTTATTTGATCTTTTATGTATTCTTTCATCATTATTCCATATGTTTATATAACGATATTGTATCAAAACCAGAGTTAATTAAATTAAAACAATAAGAAATATTTATAAAAAAATAGAATTGTGGGTTGTAAAAGTTTTTTCGATAAATATAAAGAGCCAAAGGAAAAAAATAATTTGAAAGGAAGGGTAAATCCGATAACTAGGCGGCGACCTACGTTTCCACACCTGAAAGGTGCAGTATTATCAGCGATGGGAGGCTTAGCTTCTGGGTTCGGAATGGGGCCAGGCGTTTCCCTCTCTCTGTAGCCACCTAGACAATCGGATATAAAAGCACCGGGATGCGCTTATATCCAACTGCTTGGACTTGAGGAGTTTATTATCAAAGTCAACATTTACAACAACAGACCACTTTGCTTATACTAAGTAAGGCAGTGAGCTAAAAAAAAGACGAACGTACTATTAGTACTGGTCAGCTAAACAGATTACTCTGCGTACACATCCAGCCTATCAAGCTTGTAGTCTTCAAGCGTACTTCAGGGAAAGTTCATCTTGGAGTTGGCTTCCCGCTTAGATGCTTTCAGCGGTTATCACATCCGTGCGTAGCTACCCAGCGATGCTCTTGGCAGAACAACTGGTGCACCAGTGGCACGTCCAACCCGGTCCTCTCGTACTAGGGTCAGCTCTCCTCAACTTTCCTACGCCCACGGAAGATAGGGACCGAACTGTCTCACGACGTTCTGAACCCAGCTCGCGTACCGCTTTAAATGGCGAACAGCCATACCCTTGGGACCTGCTCCAGCCCCAGGATGCGATGAGCCGACATCGAGGTGCCAAACCTCCCCGTCGATGTGAGCTCTTGGGGGAGATCAGCCTGTTATCCCCGGCGTACCTTTTATCCTTTGAGCGATGGCCCTTCCACTCAGAACCACCGGATCACTATGACCGTCTTTCGACTCTGCTCGACGTGTTTGTCTCACAGTCAGTCCGGCTTATGCCATTATACTCTACGAAGGATTTCCAACCCTTCTGAGCCGAACTTTGTAAGCCTCCGTTACTTTTTAGGAGGCGACCGCCCCAGTCAAACTACCCACCAGACATTGTCCTCGCACGAGATAATCGTACCAAGTTAGCTATCAGAATATCCAAGGGTGGTATCTCAAGGATGCCTCCGTAAAAACTGGCGTTTCTACATCAACGGCTCCCACCTATCCTGCACATGGATATCCCAATAGCAATGTCAAGCTATAGTAAAGGTGCACGGGGTCTTTCCGTCTTTCCGCGGGTAGGAGGAATTTTCACCTCCACTACAATTTCACTGGATCCCTGGTTGAGACAGCTCCCATCTCGT is a genomic window containing:
- the gmhB gene encoding D-glycero-beta-D-manno-heptose 1,7-bisphosphate 7-phosphatase, which gives rise to MAKKALFLDRDGVINKEINYLYKIEDFEFIDGIFELCRFYQKKGYLLIVVTNQSGIARGYYTSEQFDTLTSWMIEEFAKNGIKIDKVYYCPHHPDISGKCECRKPDIGMFTEAEKEFDIDLKNSIMVGDNERDIEAALKAGISDTYLFDQHNEAADSKALKTIYKLDEIYR
- the gmhA gene encoding D-sedoheptulose 7-phosphate isomerase, with the translated sequence MKEYIKDQIKSSYETKQKIYENDMLIDIIEKVAAKCVDVYKKGKKTIIAGNGGSAADAQHIAAELVGRYGFDRPSLPSLALTTDTSNLTAIGNDYGYDKVFSRQLEGMGQEGDIFIGISTSGNSANIINAFNSAKAKGITTVALAGRDGGKMAQMADMAIVVPSNDTPRIQESHILIGHIICDIIEKEIFAEGVK
- a CDS encoding asparaginase domain-containing protein; its protein translation is MKILNTGGTFNKRYNPLNGQMQVAFDNKAIEKMMEGFIDPVEMAGVIYKDSLEFTSDDRKMLANVIYADEEDVFIIVHGTDTMDVTAGFLDAIFDDRIIILTGAMTPFEIDNTEASVNFGMALGYAKSCKQYGVYICMNGEILPYDKLVKNKSLGKFEIV